AAAAACCATTCATTCCTTTTTTACAATGTTTTAGAAATTTTGTTACCCTAGGATTATATATTAAATCTATGGCAAAGTCAAAGTTTTCAAGGAGTTTAGTAGGAATAGGGCATTTATCAATTTCAGGATATGTTCCCACTGGAGTACAATTAATAATTAAGTATCCCTTTCTACTTTTTAAAAGTTCATAATCAATAATTTCACAGGGAAAACTGTTTTTTGTTTTATCAGGAGTCCTTGAAACTAAAATAGGTATTCCCTTTAAATCTTCTATTACTTTTAAAACTGCCTTACTTGCTCCACCAGTTCCTAAAATGTAAATTTCTTTATTTTCACAGTGCAAATTCATTTTTTTCACACTTTCTAGAAAACCAAAGTAATCGGTGTTATATCCTATAAGTTTATTATTTTCAAATACCACAGTATTAACTGCACCAATTGCCTTTGCTTCAGGAGTTACAATATCAAGATATTTAATAACTTCCTCCTTATAGGGGATAGTTACATTTATTCCTGCAATCTCTTTATTTTTTAGTTTATGAATAATTTCTTCTATATTTTCAGGTTCCCTGTTAAAAAGTTCATAGGTTCCTGAGATTTTATATTTATTAAAAAAGTGATTGTGTAGTAAGGGAGAGAAACTATAATTAATATTTCTTCCTAAAAGACCGTAGATTTTTTTCATATTAAAACCTCCTTAAATTTCTAAAAGTATATTTTAGACTAGAAGGGATATTTTCTCAAATATATATTTTTAACCTTTCCATTTTCTATTAAAAAGGTAATAGGTATTTTAGAAACATTAAACTCTGTGGCAAGTTTTCTTCCCTTGTCGTAGTAACTAGGAAAACTATAGTTGTGCTCCTTCATATAATTCTTAGCCTTTTCAATGGTATCTCCTCTATAGGGACCAAATACAGTAATAAGAACTATATCCCTATTATCTTTTAAAAATTTATTATAGTCTTCATTTAATTTTTTCTTTTCTTTTATACAAAGTGGGCACCAAGTGGTAGTAAAATTTAAATAAATTTTTTTATTTTTAAAATTATTTAGGGAAATTTTTTTCTTTCCATCTAGAGAAGTTAAGGTAAAATTCTTTACAGAGTCCCCAATAGAATAACCTTTAGAATATGTTGGTACCATTAGAAAAAATGTAAAAATAAATATAAAAATTTTTTTCATAAAAACTTGATTCCTTTCTAAAAATTAGTTATACTTCAGTGTACCTAAAAAAAATAAAATAATAAAGTTAAAAAAACTTTGTTGACACGATTTAAAAGTTGTGATAAGATTATCTATGTCAGCG
The window above is part of the Cetobacterium ceti genome. Proteins encoded here:
- the aroE gene encoding shikimate dehydrogenase, translated to MKKIYGLLGRNINYSFSPLLHNHFFNKYKISGTYELFNREPENIEEIIHKLKNKEIAGINVTIPYKEEVIKYLDIVTPEAKAIGAVNTVVFENNKLIGYNTDYFGFLESVKKMNLHCENKEIYILGTGGASKAVLKVIEDLKGIPILVSRTPDKTKNSFPCEIIDYELLKSRKGYLIINCTPVGTYPEIDKCPIPTKLLENFDFAIDLIYNPRVTKFLKHCKKGMNGFYMLVAQGIKAQEIWQKKTFNLDDIYEELEKK
- a CDS encoding peroxiredoxin family protein; protein product: MKKIFIFIFTFFLMVPTYSKGYSIGDSVKNFTLTSLDGKKKISLNNFKNKKIYLNFTTTWCPLCIKEKKKLNEDYNKFLKDNRDIVLITVFGPYRGDTIEKAKNYMKEHNYSFPSYYDKGRKLATEFNVSKIPITFLIENGKVKNIYLRKYPF